Genomic window (Nitrosophilus kaiyonis):
CATATATTGTAATGCTAACAATTGCATTTGTAGCGCTTTTTTATATGGGAAGCAAAAAAGAGCATATGCTACTTAATATAAATAGAACAAGTCAGCTATATAAAATTGAGCCAAATGGTGTTGTTAAAAACTCTTATATATTCTTATTTCAAAATACAGAAAATGAAAAACATAAATACTATTTTGAAATTGTTGATAATAAAGATATAAAAATTGCAAGACCTAAAAAGCCATTTGATGTAATTCCAGGTAAAAAAGTTAAAAAAGTTGTAATTTTATATACAGATAAGGTGTTAGTAAAAGATACACATAAAGATACGCCAATTCCTATAACAATTAAAGCATATGCAGTTGATGATCCTAAAAAGATTGTTGTTACAAGAAAAACTATATTTGTTTATCCAAGATGGGATATTTATCAAAAAAAGATTAAAAAATAGGCTAAAAGGCTTTTGCCTTTTGCCATAAAAGGGGGAGTAATGCTTATAGCAATACCAGTTAAATTTAATAAAGAAAACCCTCCAATATCTCCGCTTTTTGGCCATGCTAAATATTTTGCTTTTATAAAAGATAATGAAATTAAAATAGAAGAGAATCCATATGATGGTGGAGTGCAAGTAGTAAATTGGCTTTTGGAAAAGGAAGTTGATGTAATTATCACTCAACATATCGGCTTAAAGCCTTTTGTACTACTTCATAATGAGGGAGTTAAATGCTATTTCGGCGGAGATGGAAGGATTTTATTAAAAGATGCAATAGAAAATTTTAAAAAAGGAAATTTAGAAGAGATAAATGAAGAAAATATTGAAAAATTTGCAAGACATCAGCATAGGCATTAAGGGGAAAAATGAGAGAAGGGTTTGATGAGTTTGGTGAACCAACATTAAGAGAAATGGATGATTATAAAGGTACTCATTCCGAAGAGAAAAGAAAAATTATTAAATGGGTAATCATAAGCGGCATTATCGTGGGTGCACTTTTTGCTCTTGCTAGATGGTATTTTTGGGATAAGGGTGAACCAGATTTAAATAAAAATGACAAAATTATTATAAAGCACTATTAAATTTAAAAAATGAATTTATAATATTTTATAATTATGATAATATTTCCTAATAAAAATTAAAGGAATTGTTATGAAAAAAGTATTGGTTTTAGGTGGAGGATTTGCGGGAGTTGAAGCTGCTATCTTTTTAAGAAAAGAGGGTTTTGAAGTTGATCTTGTTTCGCCAAGACCATATATGTATATATATCCAACTTCTATTTGGGTTCCTGTATATGATGCTGAATTTGCAGATGTATGTATTCCAATGGAAGATTTATCAAAAGTTCATGGATTTAATTGGATAAAAGATGAAGTAGTAAAAATAGAGGCAAAAAATAAAAAAGCAATCTGTAAAAATGGTGAATATAGTGGTGATTATTTAGTTATTGCTATTGGAGCTGGAAAAGTCAAAGTTGAGGGAAGCGAAAATTATCTCTCAATATGTGGTGATCCTGAAGATGCAATAAAAATGAGAGATAAAATAGATGAGCTTGTTACTGAAAAAAGAGGCGGAAAAATTGCAATGGGATTTGGTGGAAATCCAAAAGATAGCTCAGCAGTTAGAGGTGGGCCTGCTTTTGAAATGATGTTTAATGTTCATAACTATTTAAAGAAAAAAGGACTTCGAGATAGATTTGAGTTAACCTTTTTTGCAACAATGGCAGAGCCTGGAAAAAGACTTGGTCCACAAGCACTTAAAATGATGGATATATTTTTCAATAAATTAAATATAAAAAAACATTTTGGAAAAAAGATAAAAAGATTTGAAAAAGATAGAATAGTTTTTGAAGATGATTCTATTTTAGAGAGTGATTTTACTATGTTTATTCCTGCAAATGCGGGACATCCTGTATTTAAAGAGAGTGATCTTCCTTTAAGTGAAGCTGGATTTGTTTTGGTTGATGAGTATTGTGAAGTAAAAGATATTCCTGGTGTTTATGCAGTAGGTGATAGTGCATATATCGAAGGTCCACAATGGAGAGCAAAACAGGGCCATATTGCTGAAGTTATGGCAAGAAATACAGCAAATAATATTGCAGTATCAAGTGGTGTTAAAGTTGGTAAATTGGAAAGTTATATAGAACATCTAAATATTATCTGTGTTATGGATAGCGGTGATGGAGCAGCATTTGTTTATAGAGATGATAAACGAGGAATCATGCTTCCTATGCCATTAGTTGGTCATTGGCTTAAAAAGGGATGGGGATGGTATTGTAAAAATTCAAAACTAAATAAAATACCAAGGCTTCCAGGTTTATAAGCAACAAAAGTAGCAGAAAATTTAAGTTTATTGATATATAATTATAAATGAAATAAAAATATTAGGAGGCCATAATGGGAAAATTAACAGAATTTGAACAAACAGTAGCTCAAAGAATCAAAGAGCAAATAGAGTTAAATAAACAAAAAGATGAACTTGGAAATGTTGATCTACAAAAAGCAATGGAGCTTGTTAAAGAAGCAGGAGCAATTTTGCTTGATGTTAGACCACCTGCAAAAGTAACTGGAGAAAATGCGGAAGAAGCTGATATTCCAGATGCATATTATACTCCATATAATGAATTTACAGAGTATCTTGATATATTGCCAGAAGATAAAACAACCGTTATTGTAACTGCTTGTTTAAAAGGTCTATTTGCAAGCAGAGTAAAAGCATATTTAGAAGTTTTAGGCTATGAAAATGTTTTTGTATTTACTGGAAATATAGAAGATTGGATAGCTTCACACAAAGCTCATAAAGGTGAGATATAAAATTTTAGGGCTGCTTTTTGCAGCTCTATCTATTTTAGGATGTGAAAAAAAGATATACACAAAAATATACGATAAAAATTTAGCAAAAGAGAAAATTAACTGCTTAAAAATATCTTCAGACAATATTCTTATTGAATATATTGTTAGAAAAAATCCTTTTATAAAGAAATTATCAAAAAAAGAGTGCCCATATAGTTTAAAAATCTCCTCAAATTATGTAACCTACTGCAAATCTCCTGCAGCAAAGTCTCTAGCTAGTGATTTTGATGGATATGTAAGATTTGAGATATATAAAGATAAAAAACTTTTTTATCGCTCTCAAAGAGATTTTAAAGGAAAATTTGATAAAAGTGTTGCAGATAGTTTGATAGATAAAATGAAAAGGGATTTAAATTTTGGATATTAAATACAAAATTATAAAAGAGAGAAGAAAAAGTTTAAAACTATTTATAAAAGATGGAGCTGTTATTATTAAAGCTCCATCTTTTATAAATAGAGAAACTATCGACAATTTTGTTAAAAAGCATCTTTTTTGGATAAAAATCAATTTAGAAAATTATGAAAAAAATAGAAAAATATTTAAAGAGGGAGAGAAATTTTTATTTTTTGGAAAAGAGTACCCTCTATTAATAAAAAAAGGTGTTAAAAAAGTAGTTTTTGATAATGCATTTTATATTGATAATGAAAATTTTGATAAAGAAAACCTAATAGATTTTTATAAAAAAGAGGCAAAAGAATATATTGAAAAAAGAGTTATATATTTTGCTAAAAATTTTAATCTCTCTTTTAATAATATAAAAATAAATTCTGCTCAAAAAAGATGGGGAAGCTGTAGCAGTAAAAATAATCTTAACTTTTCTTATCGTCTTATAATGTGTCCAAAAGAGGTAATTGATTATGTCATTATTCATGAGCTTTCCCATTTGACACATTTTAACCATTCAAAGGATTTTTGGACATTGGTGTCTAAAAGGTGTCCAAATTATAAATATTGTGAAAAATGGCTTTTTGAAAACTATCTAAAAACTATTTTTTGATATATCTTTATTTATATTTAAAATTATTCATTCTAAAGCTTCTATTAGATAAAATCTATCTTAAAAAGTATCAAGGATATTTTCATGACAAAATATATTTTTGTAACAGGTGGTGTATTAAGTTCTCTTGGGAAAGGAATATCAAGTGCTAGTATAGGAACTCTTTTAAAACATTCAGGGCTTAGTGTTTCAATACTCAAAATTGATCCATATATAAATGTTGACCCAGGAACTATGAGCCCACTTGAGCATGGGGAAGTTTTTGTTACAGCAGATGGCGCAGAAACAGACCTTGATATTGGGCATTATGAGAGATTTTTAAATGTGAAACTTTCAAAAAAGAATAATTTTACAACAGGTCAAGTTTATCTATCTGTTATAAAAAGAGAGAGAAAAGGTGATTATCTTGGAAAAACTATCCAAGTTGTTCCTCATATAGTAGATGAGATAAAAAACAGAATAAAAAAAGCTGGAAAAGGCCACGATGTTTTAATCGTAGAATTGGGTGGTACTGTTGGCGATATTGAAGGACTTCCTTTTTTAGAGGCGATAAGAGAATTGACTCATGATTTAGGGCCTCATAAAGCATATAATATTCATGTAACACTTGTTCCTTATATAAAAGCAGCAGGTGAATTAAAAACTAAACCAACTCAGCATAGTGTTCAGGAGTTAAGAAGAATAGGTATAACTCCAGATATGATAATTGCAAGATGTGAAAAGCCTCTTCCAAAAGAGCTTAAAGAAAAGATTGCAAGAAGTTGCGGTATTGATATACATGCGGTAATTGAGGCAAGAGATGCTGAAACTATTTATAAAGTTCCACTAAATTTCTTAAGAGAAAATATCTTATATCCTATTTCAAAACAGTTTAGGCTAGGAGAACTTCATCCAAATATGGATGAGTGGGATATTTTGGTTAAAAAGATTATTGCTCCTAAAGATGAGGTAAATATTGCTTTTGTAGGAAAATATTTAGGTCTTAAAGAGTCATATAAATCTTTAACAGAGGCTTTGGTACATGCTGGGGCTAATCTTGATACAAGAGTAAATATAAATTGGGTTGATAGCGAATTAATTGAAGCTGAGGGTAGTAAAGAGTTACTAAAAAATGCAGATGGTATTTTGGTAGCTGGAGGATTTGGAGAAAGAGGTGTTGAAGGAAAAATAGAGGCAATTAAATATGCAAGAGAAAATAAAATTCCATATCTTGGAATATGTCTTGGAATGCAGCTTTCAATCATAGAGTTTGCTAGAAATGTACTTGGTATAAAAGAGGCAAATTCTATGGAATTTGATCCAAATACTGAGTATCCATTTATATATTTAATAGATGAATTTATTGATCAATCTGGGCAAAAGCAGATAAGAACTCACACTTCACCAATGGGTGGAACTATGAGACTTGGAGAGTATGCTTGTATAGTTAAACCAAATACTAAACTTTGGGAAGCTTATAATCATCAAGAGATAATTTATGAAAGACATAGACACAGATATGAAGCCAATCCAAAATATAGACAAATTTTAGAAGATGCAGGTATGGTAGTAAGTGGTGAGAGTAAAGAAGGGCTTATTGAAGCTGTTGAAATTGAAAAGCATCCATGGTTTGTAGGAGTACAGTTTCATCCTGAATTTACTTCGCATTTACAAAATCCAAATCCACTAATAAAAGCATTTATCGAAAACTCTTTAAAAAATAGAGAAACTATTTAATGATTAAATTAACAAAAAAGAAAATTTATGAGATTCTTTTAAAAAGATTTGAAGAGGGATTTGTAAAACTCTCTTCTCTTCCATCTCCACACAGTTTAAAAGATGCTAAAAAAGCCTCTTTAAGAGTGAAAAAAGCGATAGAAAATAGAGAAAAAATAGCTATTGTTGGTGATTATGATGTTGATGGTGTTGTCTCTACATCTATAATGAAAGAGTTCTTTGAGATTATAGATTATCCAGTGACTATAAAAATTCCAAATAGATTTAAAGATGGATATGGAATAAGCAGATCAATTATAGAAAAGCTTGATTGTGATTTAATAATCACTGTAGATAATGGAATTAGTGCCATTGATGCAGCTAATTATTGTAAAGAAAAAGGAATTGATCTTATCATTACAGACCATCATACACCTTCAAAAAATCTACCTGATGCTTACGCAATAATTAATCCAAAACAAGACTCTTGTAATTTTGAATATCCAGATATTTGTGGAGCCCAAGTTGCTTGGTTTTTTATTGCTCAATTAAAAAAAGAGCTAAATATTAATATTGATATGAAAAGATTTTTAGATATTTTAGCAATAGCAATAATTGCTGATGTAATGCCTCTAAAGCATATAAATAGATCTTTAGTTCAAGCTGGAATTAAATATTTTCAAAAAAGCCAAAGGCCCTCTATTGAGTTTTTAAGAAAAACCTTGAAAAAAAATGAATTTAATGCTGAAGATTTTGGTTTTGTAATAGCTCCGATTTTAAATAGTGCTGGAAGAATGGATGATGCATCAATTGCTTTAAAATTTTTAACAAGTAAAAATAGTTTAGAAAGCTCAGTCTATTATGGTAGGCTTCTTGCATTAAATAGTCAAAGAAAAATGGAAGAAAAAAGAGTTTTTCAGGAAGCTATAAGTCAAATTGATGATAAAAATTTTATATGTGCAGTTGGGGAAGATTGGAATGAAGGAGTAGTAGGGATAGTAGCAGCAAGACTTGTTTCAAAATATAAAAAACCCTCTTTTGTTTTAACTAAAAGTGAAGAGTTTTATAAAGGAAGTGGTAGGAGCTTTGCTAATGTAGATCTTTTTTCACTACTTGATAAAAATAGAGAATATTTAGAAAAATTTGGTGGTCATAAAAAAGCTGCTGGACTAACTATAAAACCAGAAAATTTAGATATTTTTAAAAGAGAGTTTGAAAATTCAATAAAAAAATTAAAAAAAGAGGATTGGATAGAGAGTGATGAAGTTATGGGTGAGCTTGAATTTAGCGAAGTTGACTGGGAACTTTTAAAAATTTTAGAAAGCTTTGCACCATATGGCGAGAGTAATCCAATGCCTAAATTTGCTGCATACAATGTAGAAGTAATAGAATCAAGAATGGTAGGAGAAAATGGTGACCATTTACTTATGACACTAAGACAAGAAGATAGATTTTTTAAAGCAATAAAATTTAGACAAATAGAAAATATAAATAAAAATTATATTGATATTATCTATTATCCTATTAAAAATATATTTAATGATAATATTTATATTCAATTAAATATACTAAAAATTCTGTGAAATAACAAAATAGTGACAAAATATTTTATAATATTTATTTATATTAATATTAAAATCTAATTATTATTTGTTTAAGATTTTTATTACATTTTTTTTTATATAATCTATCGATATTATTTATAATAGGAGTAAAAAATGGACAAAAAAGATATCAAAAAGCTTCAAGAGGTTCAAGAAGTTATTGAAGAGACTCTTAAAAGTGAAGGACTCTCAAGAAGAGATGCATTAAAGTTAATGGGTTTAAGTACAGCTGGAGTTATGGTTGGAGGCTCTTCAAAACTGCATGCTGAAGAACAGGGTAAAAAAACAGATGCAAAAGCTCACATTGTTATAGTAGGTGGTGGAGCTGGTGGAATAATGGCTGCTGCAAGATTGAGACGTGCAGCTGGAAATGCAAAAATTACTATTATTGCTCCTAATGATCTTCATCTTTATCAACCTGGACAAGTTTTTATGGCTGCTGGTCTTTATAAAGCAGATGATATAAAAAAACCAAATGCAGATCTTATGCCAAGTGGTGTAAAATGGATAAAAGATAAAGTTATGGAGTTTGATCCAGACAATAATCAAGTTATAACTGCAAAAAATGGAAAAATAAAATATGACTTTTTAGTTGTAGCTGTTGGAATTTCATATCAATATGAGCAAATTGAAGGCTTAACGAAAGATATGCTTGGTAAAAATGGTATTGCAAGTGTATATCTTAACGATCCTGAAACTGGAAGCGTTAAAGGTGGAGAGATAACTTGGGCTTGGTTTAATCAAATGAGAGATGCTGCTAAAAAGGCAAGTAAAGAAAAACCTATAAATGTTATCTGTACTCAGCCAAATACTCCAATTAAATGTGGTGGTGCTCCTCAAAAAATTCTTTATTTAAGTAACGATTTCTTAAGAGGAAATGGCCCAGTTGGCGGCGAAGATGTTCATATGAATGCGAAATTTTATTTTACAAAAGGAAAAGGCAGTAAACTATTTGGAATTAAAGAATATAATGAAACTTTGACAAATATTGTTCAACCAATGTATGGAAATATTGAAAACAAATGGAATCATAATCTTGTTAAAATTGATGCAAATAAAAAAATAGCTACTTTTCATCATACATATCAAGTAAAAGGTGAATGGGATCCAGATCTTGAAGAGTATGAGATGATTACAAAAGAAGAGATGGTAGAAATGCCTTACGATTTTATACATATCGTTCCTCCAATGAGTGCATCAAATGAATTTAAAACATCTCCTCTTGCATGGCAAAAAGGAACTGGTAAGGGTTGGATGGAAGCAGATATGTATACATTGCAACATAGAAGATATAAAAATGTTTTTGGAATAGGTGATGTTCTTGGTATTCCTAAAGGAAAAACTGGTGGTAGTGCAAGACACCATGGACCAATATTGCAAGAAAACCTTATATCTGTAATGGAAGGAAAAGAGCCAACAGCTAAATTTGATGGTTATACTGTTTGTCCATTAAAAACTCAATATGGAAAAATTATGCTTGCTGAATTTAACTATGGAACAAAACCAGCTCCATCTTTTCCTATCTTAGATCCAGCAAAACCAAGATGGATTTGGTGGGCATTTGACTTATATATGTTAAAACCTATGTATTGGCACCTAATGATGAGAGGATTAATGTAAAATTGCAAAGCCTTTTGGCTTTGCAATAAAAGGTTTTCTTTAATGAAAAAAGTCTTAATAAGAGAGGTTTTTTTATATGTTTTAATATTCATTCTTCTATCATTAATAATGCATTTTCAAGCTTGGATATCTCATCCTATAGAACATATAAAAGCTTTGCCTACTAGCCCTTTTGGACCATTTCATCCTTTTGTTTTTAGTTTTGGAGTATATTTTTTTATTTTAATTATTAGGCTTTTTATAAAAGTTGTAAAAAAAGCGATAGATAAGGGAAGTAAAACAAAAATTTAATCTCTTTTTTCCCAATTTGGAATTTCGCAACTTTTAGGAAATCCATCAAGAAGTTCATATGGTTTAAATTGAGTTTTATATGCAAAAGATTTACATCCATTAACCCAATATCCTAAATATATCCAATCAAGATTTAATTTTTTAGCTATATCAATCTGAATAAGTAAAGAGTAAATTCCTAAAGATAGTTTTTCAAAATCTGGGTCATAAAAAAAGTAGATGGAACTTATTCCATCATCTACAATATCAATTAAATCAACACCAATTAATTTTTTATCATAAAAATATAGAACCTCTTTTCCAAAATTGTGAGCTCCTACTACAAACTCTTCATAATATGTTTGCAGATCAATTTCTGTATATTTCCAACCACTCTTTTTTGCTTTAAACTTATGATATTTATTATAAAGTTCAATATGTTCAAAAGAGATAGTTGGTGTTCTAATAATAATCTGAGTATCTCTGTTTTTTTTAATAGCTCTTCTTTGACTACGTGAAGGTTTAAAGTTTTTAACATCTATTCTTAAGCTTTTACACTCATTACAATCTTTACAAATAGGATGAAAATAGGAAAATCCAAATCTTCTCCATCCTCTTTGAATTAGATTGGTAACAAGATCTTTAGTAGCCTTTGGGATAAATCTATAATACATTCTTGTCTTTTTATCTGGCAAATAGGGACACTCATAATCAAGAACGCAATAATCTATAGATTCATTTTCTTTAAACTCTCTCTTCATACTCTATCTTTTAAATTAGTCATTAGACATTGGTCATTAGTCATTGGAAATTAATGTCATTAAATTTATACTATTAATGACCAATTACTTAATGACTAATGACTTTCTAACTTTCTTACTCTCTCACTCTCTCACTCTCTCACCATCTAACTATTCTAACTATTCTAATTATATAGGCAATACTCTAATATTTTCATCAAGTTTTTCTTTTAATGTATTTTCAATTGCAAAAAGAGTACCTGTTGTAGAGCTTGCACATCCTGCACACGCTCCCATATATCTTATATAAACATCAGTATAAGCTCCATTTTCTTTAACATCTATAATTTCCATATTTCCACCATCCATTACTAAAAATTGGCGGATATTTTCATCTATCACTTTTTCTATGGCTTTTAGTTTTTGTACAGTAGTCATTTCATTAAAAGATATATCTTTTCCTTCATTTTGAGCATTTGCAGCTTCTTTCATCTTCTCCTCCTCCATCTCTTTTCTTGTTTCAGCTAATATATCAACAAGATAATACTCTCTTTCCTCATGACCACCTGGTTTTATACAGCTTTTACAAAATGCACCAGCTTTTGTATAATCTGTGATCTCTTCAACAGTTTTTAAATCATTTAATTTAATAACCTCTTTTATTGTACCAAGGCTAACTCTTGCACATTCACAAACA
Coding sequences:
- a CDS encoding FAD/NAD(P)-binding oxidoreductase is translated as MDKKDIKKLQEVQEVIEETLKSEGLSRRDALKLMGLSTAGVMVGGSSKLHAEEQGKKTDAKAHIVIVGGGAGGIMAAARLRRAAGNAKITIIAPNDLHLYQPGQVFMAAGLYKADDIKKPNADLMPSGVKWIKDKVMEFDPDNNQVITAKNGKIKYDFLVVAVGISYQYEQIEGLTKDMLGKNGIASVYLNDPETGSVKGGEITWAWFNQMRDAAKKASKEKPINVICTQPNTPIKCGGAPQKILYLSNDFLRGNGPVGGEDVHMNAKFYFTKGKGSKLFGIKEYNETLTNIVQPMYGNIENKWNHNLVKIDANKKIATFHHTYQVKGEWDPDLEEYEMITKEEMVEMPYDFIHIVPPMSASNEFKTSPLAWQKGTGKGWMEADMYTLQHRRYKNVFGIGDVLGIPKGKTGGSARHHGPILQENLISVMEGKEPTAKFDGYTVCPLKTQYGKIMLAEFNYGTKPAPSFPILDPAKPRWIWWAFDLYMLKPMYWHLMMRGLM
- a CDS encoding NAD(P)/FAD-dependent oxidoreductase codes for the protein MKKVLVLGGGFAGVEAAIFLRKEGFEVDLVSPRPYMYIYPTSIWVPVYDAEFADVCIPMEDLSKVHGFNWIKDEVVKIEAKNKKAICKNGEYSGDYLVIAIGAGKVKVEGSENYLSICGDPEDAIKMRDKIDELVTEKRGGKIAMGFGGNPKDSSAVRGGPAFEMMFNVHNYLKKKGLRDRFELTFFATMAEPGKRLGPQALKMMDIFFNKLNIKKHFGKKIKRFEKDRIVFEDDSILESDFTMFIPANAGHPVFKESDLPLSEAGFVLVDEYCEVKDIPGVYAVGDSAYIEGPQWRAKQGHIAEVMARNTANNIAVSSGVKVGKLESYIEHLNIICVMDSGDGAAFVYRDDKRGIMLPMPLVGHWLKKGWGWYCKNSKLNKIPRLPGL
- a CDS encoding M48 family metallopeptidase: MDIKYKIIKERRKSLKLFIKDGAVIIKAPSFINRETIDNFVKKHLFWIKINLENYEKNRKIFKEGEKFLFFGKEYPLLIKKGVKKVVFDNAFYIDNENFDKENLIDFYKKEAKEYIEKRVIYFAKNFNLSFNNIKINSAQKRWGSCSSKNNLNFSYRLIMCPKEVIDYVIIHELSHLTHFNHSKDFWTLVSKRCPNYKYCEKWLFENYLKTIF
- a CDS encoding rhodanese-like domain-containing protein; amino-acid sequence: MGKLTEFEQTVAQRIKEQIELNKQKDELGNVDLQKAMELVKEAGAILLDVRPPAKVTGENAEEADIPDAYYTPYNEFTEYLDILPEDKTTVIVTACLKGLFASRVKAYLEVLGYENVFVFTGNIEDWIASHKAHKGEI
- a CDS encoding arginyltransferase; amino-acid sequence: MKREFKENESIDYCVLDYECPYLPDKKTRMYYRFIPKATKDLVTNLIQRGWRRFGFSYFHPICKDCNECKSLRIDVKNFKPSRSQRRAIKKNRDTQIIIRTPTISFEHIELYNKYHKFKAKKSGWKYTEIDLQTYYEEFVVGAHNFGKEVLYFYDKKLIGVDLIDIVDDGISSIYFFYDPDFEKLSLGIYSLLIQIDIAKKLNLDWIYLGYWVNGCKSFAYKTQFKPYELLDGFPKSCEIPNWEKRD
- the recJ gene encoding single-stranded-DNA-specific exonuclease RecJ produces the protein MIKLTKKKIYEILLKRFEEGFVKLSSLPSPHSLKDAKKASLRVKKAIENREKIAIVGDYDVDGVVSTSIMKEFFEIIDYPVTIKIPNRFKDGYGISRSIIEKLDCDLIITVDNGISAIDAANYCKEKGIDLIITDHHTPSKNLPDAYAIINPKQDSCNFEYPDICGAQVAWFFIAQLKKELNINIDMKRFLDILAIAIIADVMPLKHINRSLVQAGIKYFQKSQRPSIEFLRKTLKKNEFNAEDFGFVIAPILNSAGRMDDASIALKFLTSKNSLESSVYYGRLLALNSQRKMEEKRVFQEAISQIDDKNFICAVGEDWNEGVVGIVAARLVSKYKKPSFVLTKSEEFYKGSGRSFANVDLFSLLDKNREYLEKFGGHKKAAGLTIKPENLDIFKREFENSIKKLKKEDWIESDEVMGELEFSEVDWELLKILESFAPYGESNPMPKFAAYNVEVIESRMVGENGDHLLMTLRQEDRFFKAIKFRQIENINKNYIDIIYYPIKNIFNDNIYIQLNILKIL
- a CDS encoding iron-sulfur cluster assembly scaffold protein; translated protein: MAKNDLISGNIWEEYSQKVQDLMNNPRNKGELTEEDAKRLGGELIVADYGAESCGDAVRLYWIVDPKTDKILDAKFKSFGCGTAIASSDTMVELCKGKTVDEAVKITNIDVEKAMRDHPDVPAVPPQKMHCSVMAYDVIKKAASLYKGVDMDSFEDEIIVCECARVSLGTIKEVIKLNDLKTVEEITDYTKAGAFCKSCIKPGGHEEREYYLVDILAETRKEMEEEKMKEAANAQNEGKDISFNEMTTVQKLKAIEKVIDENIRQFLVMDGGNMEIIDVKENGAYTDVYIRYMGACAGCASSTTGTLFAIENTLKEKLDENIRVLPI
- a CDS encoding NifB/NifX family molybdenum-iron cluster-binding protein → MLIAIPVKFNKENPPISPLFGHAKYFAFIKDNEIKIEENPYDGGVQVVNWLLEKEVDVIITQHIGLKPFVLLHNEGVKCYFGGDGRILLKDAIENFKKGNLEEINEENIEKFARHQHRH
- a CDS encoding CTP synthase → MTKYIFVTGGVLSSLGKGISSASIGTLLKHSGLSVSILKIDPYINVDPGTMSPLEHGEVFVTADGAETDLDIGHYERFLNVKLSKKNNFTTGQVYLSVIKRERKGDYLGKTIQVVPHIVDEIKNRIKKAGKGHDVLIVELGGTVGDIEGLPFLEAIRELTHDLGPHKAYNIHVTLVPYIKAAGELKTKPTQHSVQELRRIGITPDMIIARCEKPLPKELKEKIARSCGIDIHAVIEARDAETIYKVPLNFLRENILYPISKQFRLGELHPNMDEWDILVKKIIAPKDEVNIAFVGKYLGLKESYKSLTEALVHAGANLDTRVNINWVDSELIEAEGSKELLKNADGILVAGGFGERGVEGKIEAIKYARENKIPYLGICLGMQLSIIEFARNVLGIKEANSMEFDPNTEYPFIYLIDEFIDQSGQKQIRTHTSPMGGTMRLGEYACIVKPNTKLWEAYNHQEIIYERHRHRYEANPKYRQILEDAGMVVSGESKEGLIEAVEIEKHPWFVGVQFHPEFTSHLQNPNPLIKAFIENSLKNRETI